A single window of Papio anubis isolate 15944 chromosome 8, Panubis1.0, whole genome shotgun sequence DNA harbors:
- the GOLGA7 gene encoding golgin subfamily A member 7 isoform X1 — MRPQQAPVSGKVFIQRDYSSGTRCQFQTKFPAELENRIDRQQFEETVRTLNNLYAEAEKLGGQSYLEGCLACLTAYTIFLCMETHYEKVLKKVSKYIQEQNEKIYAPQGLLLTDPIERGLRVIEITIYEDRGMSSGR; from the exons ATGAGGCCGCAGCAGGCGCCGGTGTCCGGAAAGGTGTTCATTCAGCGAGACTACAGCAGTGGCACACGCTGCCAGTTCCAGACCAAGTTCCCTGCGGAGCTGGAGAACCGG ATTGATAGGCAGCAGTTTGAAGAAACAGTTCGAACTCTAAATAACCTTTATGCAGAAGCAGAGAAGCTTGGCGGCCAATCATATCTCGAAGGTTGTTTGGCTTGTTTAACAGCATATACCATCTTCCTATGCATGGAAACTCATTATGAGAAG GTTTTGAAGAAAGTCTCCAAATACATTCAAGAGCAGAATGAGAAGATCTATGCTCCACAAGGCCTCCTCCTGACAGACCCCATTGAGCGAGGACTGCGAGTT ATTGAAATTACCATTTATGAAGACAGAGGCATGAGCAGTGGAAGATAA
- the GOLGA7 gene encoding golgin subfamily A member 7 isoform X2 — MRPQQAPVSGKVFIQRDYSSGTRCQFQTKFPAELENRIDRQQFEETVRTLNNLYAEAEKLGGQSYLEGCLACLTAYTIFLCMETHYEKVLKKVSKYIQEQNEKIYAPQGLLLTDPIERGLRVFRLKLPFMKTEA, encoded by the exons ATGAGGCCGCAGCAGGCGCCGGTGTCCGGAAAGGTGTTCATTCAGCGAGACTACAGCAGTGGCACACGCTGCCAGTTCCAGACCAAGTTCCCTGCGGAGCTGGAGAACCGG ATTGATAGGCAGCAGTTTGAAGAAACAGTTCGAACTCTAAATAACCTTTATGCAGAAGCAGAGAAGCTTGGCGGCCAATCATATCTCGAAGGTTGTTTGGCTTGTTTAACAGCATATACCATCTTCCTATGCATGGAAACTCATTATGAGAAG GTTTTGAAGAAAGTCTCCAAATACATTCAAGAGCAGAATGAGAAGATCTATGCTCCACAAGGCCTCCTCCTGACAGACCCCATTGAGCGAGGACTGCGAGTT TTTAGATTGAAATTACCATTTATGAAGACAGAGGCATGA